Part of the Pseudomonas lijiangensis genome is shown below.
AGCACTTCCTGGGTCAGCAACAGCTCGGCTCGGGGCGCACCGGCCTGAGGCAACCGGTAGAAACCGGCAATTTCATGACACAACCCCAGCAGCGCGCCATACAAATGAAACAGGACGGATTCACGCTCGGCCTGCAACAACGCCTGGGCATTGATGGCCTGACCTTTCTCGGCCTTGCCCAGCGCTTCAAGCGCGAGCCCGGCAAAGTAGATCTTCTGATTGGTGCGGGTATAGAGCTCATGGGCCATGGCGGCATTCTCCATAACGGTCAGATAAAAAGAGCATGGCCACAAGCGCCAAAGCTCCCGACAGGGTCAAACCCGCCTGGAGCCTCCTGGGCAAACTGTGCCCGACTTGCGCCGGACACACTTGATCAGCGCTTGTCTTCGACCTTCCAGACACCGCCATCATAGAAGGCACGCCAGCCGGTCGGCTTGCCCTCCACTTCGGTCTGAACATATTGCTCTTTGGTCTTGCGGCTGTAACGAATTACCGCCGGACGGCCATCGGGGTCTTTCTTCGGCGCTTCGCAGAGGAAGTGATACTTGGGATCGATTTCATCCTTGTGCGGCACGATCTCAATGACCAGCGGCGCACGGGTTTCACGGTTCTTCGGGAACTGGCTTGCAGCCAGGAACAGACCGGAAGCACCGTCGCGCAGGATGTAGGTGTCATCGACCTTGTCGCACTTGAGCTCAGGCATCTTCACCGGGTCCATCTTCGGTGGCGCAGCCTCACCGCTCTTGAGCAGCTTGCGGGTGTTCTTGCATTCGGCATTGGTACAGCCGAAGAACTTGCCGAAACGGCCGGTCTTGAGCTGCATTTCGCTGCCACACTTGTCGCACTCCAGGCTCGGACCTTCATAGCCCTTGATGCGATAGGTGCCCTCTTCGATCTCGTAACCCGAGCAATCCGGATTGTTGCCGCAGATATGCAGCTTGTGCTTCTCGTCCAGCAGATAGGCATCCATGGCCGTGCTGCAGACCGGACAACGGTGCTTGCCGCGCAATACGCGGGATTCGGATTCACCCTCGTCATCCTCGGCGATCTCGTCACCGGGAGTCAGGTTGACCGTTGCCTTGCAACGCTCCTTGGGTGGCAGGCTGTAGCCCGAGCAGCCGAGGAAGACACCGGTCGACGCAGTGCGGATCTGCATCGGACGGCCGCACACCTTGCACGGAATGTCGGTCATGACCGGCTGGTTGGCACGCATGCCGCTGTCAGGGGCTTCGGCCACTTCGAGTTTCTTGCGGAAGTCGCCGTAGAACTCATCCAGCACGTTTTTCCAGTCGCGCTCGCCCTGGGCCACATCGTCGAGGTTCTCTTCCATGCCGGCCGTAAAGCCGTAGTCCATCAGGTTGGAAAAGCTCTCGGACAGACGACCGGTAACGATATCGCCCATTTTTTCCGAATAGAAACGGCGATTGTGCAATGCAACGTAGCCACGATCCTGGATGGTCGAAATGATCGCCGCATAGGTCGAAGGACGACCGATGCCGCGCTTTTCCATTTCCTTGACCAGGCTGGCTTCGGAGTAGCGAGCCGGCGGCTTGGTGAAGTGCTGGCTCGGGTCCAGCGTCACCAGTTTCAGGGTTTCGCCCTGCGCCATGTCCGGCAGCACACCGTCATCGCCAGGCTTGGACATCTGCGGCAGTACGCGAGTGTAACCGTCGAACTTCAGGATGCGGCCCTTGGCGCGCAGTTCGAAGTCACCGGCAGCAACGCTGACCGTGGTCGACAGGTACTGGGCCGGCGGCATCTGGCAAGCCACGAACTGGCGCCAGATCAACTCGTAAAGGCGCTCGGCATCACGCTCCATGCCCGACAGCTTGCTTGGATGGGTATTCACGTCGGACGGACGAATCGCTTCGTGAGCCTCTTGTGCGCCTTCCTTGCTGCTGTAGACATTAGGGGATTCCGGCAGGTACTTCTTGCCGAACTCTGTCTCAATGTAATCACGCGCCATGCTGACGGCATCGGCCGACAGGTTGGTGGAGTCGGTACGCATGTAAGTGATGTAGCCCGCTTCATACAAGCGCTGGGCCATCATCATGGTTTTCTTCACACCAAAGCCCAGGCGGTTACTGGCGGCCTGCTGCAAGGTGGACGTGATGAATGGCGCCGACGGCTTGCTGCTGGTCGGCTTGTCTTCGCGCTTGACGATGCTGTAGCTGGAGGCCTTGAGCTTCTCCAGCGCCGCCATGGCCTGTGCTTCGTTGAGCGGCTTGAAGGCCTCGCCATTTTCCCTGGCGACTTCAAAGCGCACATTGGCGCCCTTGGCAGTGCCCAGGTCGGCGTGGATTTCCCAGTACTCTTCAGGAATGAAGGCACGGATTTCGCGCTCACGCTCTACCACCAGCTTCACGGCAACCGATTGCACACGACCGGCTGACAGGCCACGAGCGACCTTTTGCCAGAGCAGCGGCGACACCATGTAGCCCACGACGCGGTCGAGGAAGCGACGGGCCTGCTGGGCGTTTACACGGGCGATATCCAGCTCGCCGGGCTTTGAAAAGGCTTCCTGAATGGCCTTCTTGGTGATTTCGTTGAACACCACGCGCTTGAAGCGGCTGTCATCCCCACCGATGGCTTCGCGCAGGTGCCAGGCAATGGCTTCCCCTTCGCGGTCCAAGTCCGTTGCGAGATAGATGGTGTCGGCATCCTTGGCCAGCTTGCGCAGCTCTTCGATCACCTTTTCCTTGCCGGGAAGGATTTCGTATTTGGCCTTCCAGCCGTGTTCGGGGTCGACGCCCATACGCGACACCAACTGGCGCCGGGCCTTTTCCTTGGGGCTCAGTGCGGGCGCTTCGCTCGCAGTTGCCTTGCCACGCTTGGCGGCAGGTTCCTTGGCAGCACTAGCCGAACCGCTGGTGGGCAGGTCTCGGATATGGCCGATACTCGACTTCACCACGTACTGGTTGCCCAAATACTTGTTGATGGTCTTGGCCTTAGCCGGGGATTCCACGATGACCAGCGATTTGCCCATGGATCAGAAAATTCCTGAAAACTAGATGAAAGACAGAGTGGAGCTTATAAAGGCCACGCTATATATAGTGGCTACAAGGTGAGGTCAAGCACAGGCTGTTGTGCGGCCCCGACTCACGGACGGGTAAAAAGACTCGGCTCGACCTGAACCAAAGCAAAGCGCGGCACTTGCTCGCCGTCAACCTCGACGGACTCGAGGAACATGCTCAAAGGACGTACCCACATCCCGAAATCACCGTAAAGAGCCTGATAGAACACCACTTCTTCCTCGGTTTCGGAATGTCGCGCAACGCTGAATACCCGGTACTCCGGGCCTTTGTAATGGCGATAGAGCCCTGGCTCTAATTGCATGCTGTTGCCCTCTTGAAACATGGCTGAAACAACGGGTAAAAAAATTGCTTTTTCCAAAATACAAAAGCCGGGGACCAGGCCCCGGCTCGCATCAATTCAGGGTCCGTTGACGACAACGGCCCCTTTCAATCTCAGATGCGTTCAAAAACAGTGGCAATACCCTGGCCCAGACCGATACACATGGTCGAGACGCCCAGCTTGCCGCCATTCTGCTTCATTACATTGAGCAAAGTACCCGAAATACGCGCACCGGAGCATCCAAATGGATGGCCCAGGGCAATAGCGCCGCCGTTCAGATTAACCTTCTCGTTCATCTTGTCGAGCACTTTCAGATCCTTGAGCACTGGCAGGGCCTGTGCGGCGAAGGCTTCGTTGAGCTCGAAGAAGTCGATATCGGCAATCCCAAGACCGGCACGCTTGAGGGCTTTCTGAGTCGCAGGAACCGGGCCGTAACCCATGATTGCCGGGTCGACACCCGCCACGGCCATGGAACGGATAACCGCCATCGGCTCGATACCCAGGTCCTTGGCACGCTGGGCAGACATGACGATCATGCAGGACGCACCGTCGGTAATCTGCGATGACGTACCCGCCGTTACAGTACCGCCCTTGGGATTGAATGCTGGCTTGAGGGCCGCGAGACTTTCCAGAGTGGTATCCGGACGGATGGTTTCGTCGTAGTCGAAAACCTTGAGGAAACCGTCTTCGTCATAACCCTGCATCGGGATGATCTCGTCCTTGAACTTGCCCTCCAGGGTCGCCTTGTGGGCGAGCTGGTGGGAGCGCAGGCCGAAAGCGTCCTGTTGCTCACGGGTAATGCCGTGCATCTTGCCGAGCATTTCGGCCGTCAGGCCCATCATGCCCGAAGCCTTGGCGGCATGCAGGGACATGTGCGGGTTCGGATCGACGCCATGCATCATGCCGACATGGCCCATGTGCTCGACGCCACCGATCACGAACACATCACCGTTGCCGGTCATGATCGCCTGGGCCGCCGTGTGCAGCGCGCTCATGGACGAACCGCACAGGCGGCTCACGGTCTGGGCTGCGGAGGTGTGCGGGATCTGGGTCAGCAACGACGCCATGCGCGCGATGTTCCAGCCCTGTTCCAGGGTCTGGTTGACGCAGCCCCAGATGACATCTTCCACCTCGGCCGGGTCGATCTTCGCATTGCGCTCCAGCAACTTGCTGATCAGGTGCGCCGACATGTCTTCGGCGCGGGTGTTGCGGTG
Proteins encoded:
- the topA gene encoding type I DNA topoisomerase; this encodes MGKSLVIVESPAKAKTINKYLGNQYVVKSSIGHIRDLPTSGSASAAKEPAAKRGKATASEAPALSPKEKARRQLVSRMGVDPEHGWKAKYEILPGKEKVIEELRKLAKDADTIYLATDLDREGEAIAWHLREAIGGDDSRFKRVVFNEITKKAIQEAFSKPGELDIARVNAQQARRFLDRVVGYMVSPLLWQKVARGLSAGRVQSVAVKLVVEREREIRAFIPEEYWEIHADLGTAKGANVRFEVARENGEAFKPLNEAQAMAALEKLKASSYSIVKREDKPTSSKPSAPFITSTLQQAASNRLGFGVKKTMMMAQRLYEAGYITYMRTDSTNLSADAVSMARDYIETEFGKKYLPESPNVYSSKEGAQEAHEAIRPSDVNTHPSKLSGMERDAERLYELIWRQFVACQMPPAQYLSTTVSVAAGDFELRAKGRILKFDGYTRVLPQMSKPGDDGVLPDMAQGETLKLVTLDPSQHFTKPPARYSEASLVKEMEKRGIGRPSTYAAIISTIQDRGYVALHNRRFYSEKMGDIVTGRLSESFSNLMDYGFTAGMEENLDDVAQGERDWKNVLDEFYGDFRKKLEVAEAPDSGMRANQPVMTDIPCKVCGRPMQIRTASTGVFLGCSGYSLPPKERCKATVNLTPGDEIAEDDEGESESRVLRGKHRCPVCSTAMDAYLLDEKHKLHICGNNPDCSGYEIEEGTYRIKGYEGPSLECDKCGSEMQLKTGRFGKFFGCTNAECKNTRKLLKSGEAAPPKMDPVKMPELKCDKVDDTYILRDGASGLFLAASQFPKNRETRAPLVIEIVPHKDEIDPKYHFLCEAPKKDPDGRPAVIRYSRKTKEQYVQTEVEGKPTGWRAFYDGGVWKVEDKR
- a CDS encoding DUF1653 domain-containing protein encodes the protein MQLEPGLYRHYKGPEYRVFSVARHSETEEEVVFYQALYGDFGMWVRPLSMFLESVEVDGEQVPRFALVQVEPSLFTRP
- the fadA gene encoding acetyl-CoA C-acyltransferase FadA, which encodes MSLNPRDVVIVDFGRTPMGRSKGGMHRNTRAEDMSAHLISKLLERNAKIDPAEVEDVIWGCVNQTLEQGWNIARMASLLTQIPHTSAAQTVSRLCGSSMSALHTAAQAIMTGNGDVFVIGGVEHMGHVGMMHGVDPNPHMSLHAAKASGMMGLTAEMLGKMHGITREQQDAFGLRSHQLAHKATLEGKFKDEIIPMQGYDEDGFLKVFDYDETIRPDTTLESLAALKPAFNPKGGTVTAGTSSQITDGASCMIVMSAQRAKDLGIEPMAVIRSMAVAGVDPAIMGYGPVPATQKALKRAGLGIADIDFFELNEAFAAQALPVLKDLKVLDKMNEKVNLNGGAIALGHPFGCSGARISGTLLNVMKQNGGKLGVSTMCIGLGQGIATVFERI